One Deltaproteobacteria bacterium DNA segment encodes these proteins:
- the dctP gene encoding TRAP transporter substrate-binding protein DctP, whose product MKSIRNAVAALLPCMVLCSLLAGNAAPVFGAQEDSAKYIWKVGTLAPKGIGWAKQVEEILMPEIAAASNNQLRLKVFWGGAVGDDEAYIAKMKIGQLQAAGLSGQGARVACPEFAVVELPFLFRNYDEVDYIRERMIHSFDYYFEKRGLKLAFWIDQDFDQLYSSKSPMASLEDFKALRFVTWYGPIEKTLFDALGAQTVPLDVPQIATSWRSGRIDSGISPAIWMVGAQMYSTVRFINTVKIRYSPAAIVVSLKAWNAVPTAYLDAIWDRREQITRRFTEGTRRDNQKSIAAMLGYGVKETVMSKAEMAKLKTKAMTVYDTLADREYPSDLLDELMRHLQAFRSGKGQASEPEWKAKKGGNGAKDATWQERRKQVTQVQERLRALGHYSGTVDGVLGPMSYDAIRKYQKEKGLKVTGAADKATTDSLGVK is encoded by the coding sequence ATGAAAAGCATCAGAAACGCCGTTGCGGCTTTATTACCCTGCATGGTCCTGTGTTCGCTTTTGGCGGGAAATGCGGCTCCTGTCTTCGGCGCGCAGGAGGATTCCGCAAAATACATCTGGAAGGTGGGAACCCTGGCCCCCAAAGGAATAGGCTGGGCCAAGCAGGTGGAGGAAATCCTCATGCCCGAAATCGCTGCGGCATCCAACAACCAGCTTCGCCTCAAGGTTTTCTGGGGCGGGGCTGTGGGGGATGACGAGGCGTACATCGCCAAGATGAAGATAGGCCAGCTTCAGGCAGCCGGGCTTTCCGGCCAGGGCGCACGGGTGGCCTGCCCGGAATTTGCGGTGGTGGAGCTTCCCTTTCTTTTCAGGAATTACGACGAGGTGGATTACATCCGCGAGCGCATGATCCACAGTTTCGATTACTACTTTGAAAAACGGGGACTGAAACTGGCCTTCTGGATTGACCAGGACTTTGACCAGCTTTACTCGTCCAAGTCCCCAATGGCCTCTTTGGAGGATTTCAAGGCGCTCCGCTTCGTGACATGGTACGGCCCCATAGAAAAGACCCTTTTCGACGCCCTCGGAGCCCAGACGGTTCCCCTGGATGTTCCCCAGATAGCCACGTCATGGCGCTCAGGCAGGATAGACAGCGGAATATCACCCGCAATCTGGATGGTGGGCGCACAGATGTATTCAACGGTGCGCTTCATCAACACCGTAAAAATCAGGTATTCCCCGGCGGCAATAGTGGTGTCCCTAAAGGCCTGGAATGCCGTCCCGACCGCTTATCTGGACGCCATATGGGACAGGCGGGAGCAGATCACGAGGCGTTTCACCGAGGGAACCCGCAGGGACAACCAGAAAAGCATAGCCGCCATGCTTGGCTACGGAGTGAAGGAAACCGTGATGTCCAAGGCCGAGATGGCAAAGCTGAAGACAAAGGCCATGACCGTTTACGACACTTTGGCGGACAGGGAATATCCTTCCGACCTCCTGGACGAGCTTATGCGGCATCTCCAAGCCTTCCGGTCCGGGAAGGGCCAGGCCTCCGAGCCGGAATGGAAGGCCAAGAAAGGCGGCAACGGAGCCAAGGACGCCACTTGGCAGGAGCGCCGCAAACAGGTGACTCAGGTCCAGGAACGCTTGAGGGCCCTTGGGCATTACAGCGGCACTGTGGACGGCGTTCTGGGGCCCATGTCCTATGACGCCATCCGCAAGTACCAGAAGGAAAAGGGCCTCAAGGTCACCGGAGCCGCTGACAAGGCTACAACCGACTCGTTGGGCGTGAAGTGA
- a CDS encoding HAD-IB family hydrolase, protein METKPELRPAAFFDFDKTLLAINSAKAGFRYLWDEGHLSRRFALSVIIRGMFYQRNLISEEAMGRHMIRFYRGKKLDTFKAGAEGFYRQCIEPNFAPRILARAKAHKNLGHVTVLISGSIRYYLEPVARELGFDHLICSDLEEDENGILTGRPKFLCIDANKKILLTRLAQEENLDLTRSSAYGNHHADIPMLSSVGYPYAVEPTAPLRRKAREMGWPILTFK, encoded by the coding sequence GTGGAAACCAAGCCGGAGTTGCGGCCAGCCGCCTTTTTCGATTTCGACAAGACCCTTCTGGCCATCAATTCGGCCAAGGCCGGATTCCGCTATCTATGGGACGAGGGTCATCTGTCCAGGCGCTTCGCCCTTTCGGTGATAATAAGGGGAATGTTTTACCAGAGAAACCTCATTTCCGAAGAGGCCATGGGTCGGCACATGATCCGGTTCTACAGGGGGAAAAAACTGGACACCTTCAAGGCCGGGGCCGAGGGCTTCTACCGCCAGTGCATCGAACCCAACTTCGCCCCGCGAATTCTTGCCCGCGCCAAGGCCCACAAGAACCTTGGACACGTAACGGTGCTCATATCCGGGTCCATCCGCTATTACCTCGAACCCGTGGCCAGGGAGCTTGGATTTGACCACCTCATCTGCTCCGACCTGGAAGAGGACGAAAACGGAATCCTGACGGGCCGCCCCAAATTTTTATGCATTGACGCCAACAAGAAAATACTATTAACCCGGCTGGCCCAGGAGGAAAACCTCGACCTGACGCGATCTTCCGCCTACGGCAATCACCATGCCGACATCCCCATGCTGTCCTCGGTGGGCTACCCCTACGCGGTGGAACCCACCGCCCCCCTTCGCCGCAAAGCCAGGGAAATGGGCTGGCCCATACTTACCTTCAAGTGA
- a CDS encoding NAD(P)H-binding protein: MAGNGKRVLLAGATGLVGGLCLSRLLADDSFEAIISVGRRPLDPAPSDPRFKEVSVDFFDLGSRSRDLVADTVICALGSTMKKAGSRDAFYQVDYTHCLNLAKICRQNGASRFILVSALGANPKAFSFYSRVKGRLEEAIGDLSYDSLTILRPSLIMGKRGEFRPFEEIAKLFTPMVSFLIPDKFKPIEAETVAAALWISARLEKPGVNILESNEIRKLYEDVTGKGR; encoded by the coding sequence ATGGCGGGAAACGGAAAAAGGGTGCTATTGGCCGGAGCCACGGGGCTTGTGGGCGGCCTTTGCCTTTCAAGGCTTTTGGCGGATGACTCCTTTGAGGCCATAATATCGGTGGGAAGGCGTCCGCTCGACCCCGCGCCGTCCGATCCCAGGTTCAAAGAGGTTTCGGTGGATTTTTTCGATCTCGGCTCCCGCTCCCGGGACCTTGTTGCCGACACCGTAATCTGCGCCCTTGGGTCCACCATGAAAAAGGCCGGTTCCAGGGACGCCTTTTATCAGGTCGATTATACGCACTGCCTGAATCTCGCAAAAATTTGCAGGCAAAACGGCGCGTCCCGGTTCATTCTTGTAAGCGCCCTTGGAGCCAACCCCAAGGCATTCAGCTTTTATTCAAGGGTGAAGGGCAGGCTCGAAGAGGCCATCGGGGACTTGAGTTATGACAGCCTCACCATTCTGCGGCCCTCGCTCATCATGGGAAAACGCGGCGAATTCAGGCCATTCGAGGAAATCGCCAAGCTCTTCACCCCGATGGTCAGTTTTCTGATTCCCGACAAGTTTAAGCCCATAGAGGCCGAAACCGTGGCTGCGGCCCTGTGGATTTCCGCCCGGCTGGAAAAGCCCGGCGTCAACATCCTGGAGTCGAACGAGATAAGAAAACTTTACGAGGATGTTACCGGAAAGGGGAGATGA
- the ispH gene encoding 4-hydroxy-3-methylbut-2-enyl diphosphate reductase, whose amino-acid sequence MKITLARTAGFCMGVRRAVEMVLDTANRASGPVYTFGPLIHNPQVMGILEEKGVSVLDSVPEKGVGTVVIRAHGVSPEIEENLARAGFRVMDATCPRVIKVQTLIRNHAARGYTPVIVGDAEHPEVEGLVGHGQGRAVVVRGPEEIDSVPSGSPLVVVAQTTQDVELFAEVCRLIKGRFSDVKIFNTICDSTEKRQAEVAELARNVDAVVIVGGKNSGNTQRLFQVAARSGKPALHVETEKELDVSALNGARHVGVTAGASTPTWITRRVCRTLEAPPGTGHGLSERLFSVIRALVLTNAYIALGAGCLCLAALALIGREPAFAPVVMAVCYVYSIHTFNNYIGRNAYRYNDPDRALFYEEHRTALLAVSGASLAVGLGAGLLLGKAAFAILLFMTVMGLSYNVPLLPGRLSMESRYPRIRAIPGSKTLSVSLAWGAVTAFLPALSHDFSPSFFDILAASLFAGGLAFVRAAFFDVLDAQVDRIAGKETLATWLGDEATLALIGKVLLGLSAGLALFSLFGWVSSLGYLLLISVAFPAAIVWAYEKGYAHPGYRLEFLMDTTFVLAGFLALLWM is encoded by the coding sequence ATGAAAATCACTCTGGCCAGGACAGCCGGTTTTTGCATGGGCGTACGCCGCGCCGTGGAAATGGTGCTCGATACCGCCAACCGTGCGTCCGGCCCGGTTTACACCTTTGGCCCCCTGATCCACAACCCCCAGGTCATGGGGATTCTTGAGGAAAAAGGAGTCAGCGTTCTTGACTCCGTGCCTGAAAAGGGCGTGGGAACCGTGGTGATCCGCGCCCACGGCGTAAGCCCGGAGATAGAGGAGAATCTCGCCCGCGCCGGTTTCAGGGTGATGGACGCCACCTGCCCGCGAGTGATAAAGGTGCAGACCCTTATCCGCAACCATGCGGCCAGGGGTTACACCCCGGTGATAGTGGGTGACGCCGAGCACCCGGAGGTGGAGGGCCTCGTCGGCCACGGCCAGGGCAGGGCGGTGGTGGTTCGAGGGCCGGAGGAAATCGATTCTGTCCCCTCTGGCAGCCCCCTTGTTGTGGTGGCCCAGACCACACAGGACGTGGAGCTTTTCGCCGAAGTCTGCCGTTTGATCAAGGGCAGGTTCTCTGACGTTAAAATCTTCAACACCATCTGCGACAGCACCGAAAAGCGGCAGGCCGAGGTAGCCGAACTGGCCCGCAACGTGGACGCAGTGGTGATTGTGGGCGGCAAAAACAGCGGCAACACCCAAAGGCTTTTCCAGGTGGCGGCGCGTTCGGGAAAACCGGCGCTTCATGTGGAGACAGAAAAGGAACTCGATGTTTCCGCGCTGAACGGCGCCCGCCACGTGGGCGTCACCGCCGGGGCCTCCACCCCCACCTGGATCACCAGAAGGGTGTGCCGAACCCTGGAAGCCCCGCCCGGAACCGGCCACGGCCTCTCCGAACGCCTGTTTTCGGTTATAAGGGCCTTGGTCCTCACCAACGCCTATATAGCCCTTGGCGCGGGCTGCCTGTGCCTTGCGGCGCTGGCCCTCATAGGCCGCGAGCCCGCATTCGCGCCGGTTGTGATGGCGGTGTGCTACGTTTATTCCATCCACACCTTCAACAACTACATAGGCCGCAACGCCTACCGGTACAACGACCCGGACCGTGCGCTTTTTTACGAGGAGCACAGGACCGCGCTTCTGGCCGTTTCCGGGGCCAGCCTTGCCGTCGGCCTTGGGGCCGGGCTTCTTTTGGGCAAGGCCGCGTTCGCCATTCTTCTGTTCATGACAGTGATGGGGCTTTCCTACAACGTGCCCCTGCTTCCGGGCCGCCTTTCAATGGAATCGCGCTATCCGCGCATAAGGGCCATTCCAGGGTCCAAGACGCTTTCCGTATCCCTGGCCTGGGGCGCGGTTACAGCCTTTCTTCCGGCGCTCTCACACGATTTTTCGCCCTCGTTTTTTGATATCCTGGCCGCGAGCCTTTTCGCCGGGGGCCTCGCCTTCGTTCGAGCCGCCTTTTTCGACGTTCTGGACGCCCAGGTGGACCGCATCGCAGGCAAGGAAACCCTTGCCACCTGGCTCGGCGACGAGGCGACCCTGGCCCTGATCGGGAAGGTGCTGCTTGGCCTGAGCGCCGGACTCGCCCTGTTCAGCCTTTTCGGATGGGTAAGTTCCCTTGGCTATCTTCTTCTCATAAGCGTGGCCTTTCCAGCGGCAATTGTGTGGGCCTACGAAAAGGGCTACGCGCATCCCGGCTACAGGCTTGAATTTCTGATGGACACCACCTTCGTTCTTGCGGGCTTCCTGGCCCTTTTGTGGATGTGA
- a CDS encoding CooT family nickel-binding protein, protein MCEANAYYVEDGGETLVMEAVDTVAPEPDGLLLTSIFGDQKLVKASIHSLSLVDHKIYLKKTA, encoded by the coding sequence ATGTGCGAAGCAAACGCCTATTACGTTGAAGACGGCGGGGAAACACTCGTCATGGAAGCCGTGGACACCGTGGCCCCTGAGCCTGACGGGCTCCTGCTCACGAGCATCTTCGGGGACCAGAAGCTGGTTAAGGCCTCCATCCACTCGCTTTCCCTGGTGGACCACAAGATTTACCTCAAGAAAACCGCATAA
- a CDS encoding DUF3842 family protein, translated as MPRICIMDGQGGGIGAAVIKRLKEVYGESVELIALGTNAIATAQMLKSRANRGASGENAIVRTVMKADVIIGPISIVLAHSMMGEVTPAMAAAVSESPAKKFLLPLSQENVEIVGVAHTPLPRLVEALVTENLAKFYQPV; from the coding sequence ATGCCCAGAATATGCATCATGGACGGGCAGGGAGGCGGCATAGGGGCCGCCGTGATCAAGCGCCTCAAAGAGGTTTACGGGGAATCGGTGGAACTGATAGCCCTTGGAACCAACGCCATTGCCACGGCCCAGATGCTCAAAAGCCGCGCCAACAGGGGGGCTTCGGGGGAAAACGCCATAGTGCGCACCGTTATGAAGGCGGACGTCATTATAGGCCCCATAAGCATAGTTCTGGCTCACTCCATGATGGGGGAGGTGACGCCCGCCATGGCCGCCGCAGTAAGTGAAAGCCCGGCCAAAAAATTCCTTCTGCCCCTTTCCCAGGAAAACGTGGAAATAGTCGGGGTGGCCCACACGCCGCTTCCCAGGCTGGTGGAGGCGCTTGTCACGGAAAACCTCGCGAAGTTCTACCAGCCTGTCTAA
- a CDS encoding NYN domain-containing protein — translation MGVHVVIDGYNMIFTGSAGTSDLEAAREELAGLLTLYKKAKAHTVTVVFDAHHAPVAGERSGRIKGIPVVYSPAGKTADTVIAEMAKRLGPKAVVVTSDRGLQIRVSQAGAAFISCADFSVKLDEALYESMGKADDTGDKGPVKEADRKKGPARRLTKARRTLLKKREKL, via the coding sequence ATGGGCGTACACGTCGTAATCGACGGCTACAACATGATCTTCACCGGAAGCGCCGGGACCAGCGATCTGGAGGCGGCGCGGGAAGAGCTTGCCGGGCTTCTCACCCTTTACAAGAAGGCGAAGGCCCATACCGTAACCGTTGTTTTCGACGCCCATCATGCCCCGGTTGCCGGAGAGCGCAGCGGGCGGATAAAGGGAATTCCGGTGGTTTATTCCCCCGCCGGAAAAACCGCAGATACGGTGATCGCCGAAATGGCTAAAAGGCTTGGCCCCAAGGCCGTGGTGGTGACTTCCGACCGGGGCCTTCAGATTCGCGTGAGCCAGGCTGGGGCCGCCTTCATAAGCTGCGCAGATTTTTCCGTTAAACTCGACGAGGCCCTTTACGAGAGCATGGGCAAGGCGGACGACACCGGCGACAAGGGGCCGGTAAAGGAAGCCGACCGGAAAAAAGGCCCTGCCCGCCGCCTTACCAAGGCACGCAGAACCCTTTTGAAAAAAAGGGAAAAACTATAA
- a CDS encoding ParB/RepB/Spo0J family partition protein, producing the protein MSTEKDKSAKPRRSALGMGLDALFPDMGVVSTREASASSPDHFFCDINLLAPNRYQPRKHFNDEDLRDLADSIKTQGIIQPLLVRPDGKGYEIVAGERRMRAAVLAGLTQVPVVVRSVDNEELLLFAIVENVQRADLNPMEECEGLHKLVSEFGFTQEAVAEKLGKKRSTVANTLRLRNLPAVIQDAVRTGLISMGHARAILGLENTARQVLAFKTVCSKNLSVRSTEELVDALKGERAEAEKPAKAKRPDSVYMADLADELSRSLGTKVQILKKGKKGMLTIEFYADSDLERLLAILKQ; encoded by the coding sequence ATGAGTACTGAAAAGGACAAATCGGCGAAACCAAGGCGATCAGCCTTGGGAATGGGCCTGGACGCCCTTTTTCCCGACATGGGGGTGGTGAGCACCAGGGAGGCTTCCGCATCATCGCCGGATCATTTTTTCTGCGACATAAATCTTCTTGCCCCCAACCGCTACCAGCCCCGAAAGCATTTCAACGACGAGGACTTGCGGGACCTCGCAGATTCCATAAAAACCCAGGGCATTATCCAGCCCCTTCTTGTGAGGCCCGATGGCAAGGGTTACGAGATCGTGGCGGGCGAGCGCCGGATGAGGGCCGCCGTCCTTGCAGGGTTGACCCAGGTGCCTGTTGTGGTGCGCAGTGTGGATAACGAGGAGCTTCTCCTCTTCGCCATCGTGGAAAACGTCCAGCGCGCCGATCTCAACCCCATGGAGGAATGCGAGGGCCTGCACAAGCTGGTGTCAGAGTTCGGCTTCACCCAGGAAGCTGTGGCCGAAAAACTCGGCAAGAAGCGCTCCACCGTGGCCAACACCCTGCGCCTTCGCAACCTGCCTGCCGTTATCCAGGACGCAGTGAGAACCGGCCTCATCAGCATGGGCCACGCCAGGGCCATTCTGGGCCTTGAAAACACGGCCCGCCAGGTTCTGGCCTTCAAAACCGTGTGCTCGAAAAATCTTTCGGTCCGGTCCACGGAAGAGCTTGTGGACGCCCTTAAAGGCGAGCGCGCCGAGGCGGAAAAACCGGCGAAGGCCAAAAGGCCCGATTCCGTTTACATGGCCGATCTGGCCGACGAGCTTTCCCGCAGCCTTGGAACCAAGGTGCAGATTCTGAAAAAGGGCAAAAAGGGGATGCTCACCATAGAGTTTTACGCTGATTCCGACCTGGAAAGGCTCCTTGCGATTCTGAAGCAGTAA
- a CDS encoding AAA family ATPase, producing MSQIISIANQKGGVGKTTTATNLAAALALSGKRTLLVDLDPQGNATTGLGLDKKALETTFYHALMGQAAITDVVRPTEIKKLSVVPGRVELAGFEVEFVDRQGREQVVKNTLAAVADAYQYIIIDCPPALSLLTINAMTAADALIIPLQCEFYALEGLGQLVATIRRIKQSLNPRLGIMGILLTMFDSRVNLSHQVAEEADKHFKDLVFKTRIPRNVRLGEAPSFGKPICLYDPNSAGARSYKDLAREIIKTRAK from the coding sequence ATGAGCCAGATAATCTCGATAGCCAATCAAAAGGGAGGCGTTGGTAAAACCACCACCGCCACGAATCTTGCCGCCGCCCTGGCCCTTTCGGGCAAGCGGACCCTCCTGGTGGACCTCGATCCCCAGGGAAACGCCACCACGGGGCTGGGCCTGGACAAAAAGGCCCTGGAAACCACCTTCTACCATGCCCTCATGGGGCAGGCGGCCATAACCGACGTTGTGCGGCCCACGGAAATAAAAAAGCTGTCCGTGGTTCCGGGCCGGGTGGAGCTTGCCGGGTTCGAGGTGGAGTTCGTGGACAGGCAGGGCCGCGAGCAGGTGGTCAAAAACACTCTGGCCGCTGTGGCGGACGCTTACCAATATATAATAATCGACTGCCCGCCAGCCCTGTCGCTTCTCACCATCAACGCCATGACTGCGGCTGACGCCCTTATCATCCCGCTCCAGTGCGAGTTTTACGCCCTGGAGGGCCTTGGCCAGCTTGTGGCAACCATCCGCAGGATAAAGCAGAGCCTGAACCCGCGCCTGGGAATAATGGGAATACTTTTAACCATGTTCGATTCCCGCGTCAATTTAAGCCATCAGGTTGCGGAGGAGGCGGACAAGCACTTCAAGGACCTGGTTTTCAAGACCAGGATTCCACGCAACGTGCGCCTGGGCGAGGCTCCCAGCTTCGGAAAACCCATCTGCCTTTACGATCCGAATTCCGCAGGGGCCAGAAGTTACAAGGATTTGGCAAGGGAGATCATCAAGACCCGCGCAAAGTGA
- the rpsT gene encoding 30S ribosomal protein S20 encodes MANHKSALKRVRQNKLRQLRNRSAKTRIKNVVKAFAEKVGANALEAASTALSTAQSIIAKGAGKGVIHKNKASRKISRLAKQLNKAKAQVS; translated from the coding sequence TTGGCAAACCATAAATCCGCATTAAAAAGAGTCAGACAGAACAAACTTCGGCAACTTCGCAACCGCTCGGCCAAAACCCGTATCAAGAACGTGGTGAAGGCTTTTGCCGAAAAAGTGGGTGCAAACGCCCTTGAGGCCGCCTCCACCGCTCTTTCCACCGCCCAGTCGATCATAGCAAAGGGCGCGGGCAAGGGCGTAATACATAAGAATAAGGCTTCCAGGAAAATTTCCAGGCTGGCCAAGCAGTTGAACAAGGCAAAAGCCCAGGTTTCCTAA
- a CDS encoding methyltransferase domain-containing protein has product MQTDSSDKINEAFSIVGNDKFPRSGKYDPMWVLENQMGPNALWLLEWLCEKMDFKPGMRVLDLGCGRALTSVFLAREFGVKVWAADLWIDPDYNWQRVLEAGCGDSICPVRCEAHALPFAKGFFDAVVSIDAYQYFGTDELYLDYLSRFLRPGGQIGVVVAGLAAPFENGVVPDYLLEPQSNGKVFWSDGCRCFKTAEFWRNLWAGNAKVADVSVDTQPEGWKDWRDFERAIELAGKGIFPSEAEVLTTDGGRYMGFHRLVARTSGLDDVNIYDSNLGAKVGIY; this is encoded by the coding sequence ATGCAAACCGACTCATCCGATAAGATCAACGAGGCATTTTCCATAGTTGGCAACGACAAATTTCCCCGCTCCGGCAAGTACGACCCCATGTGGGTGCTGGAAAACCAGATGGGCCCCAACGCCCTCTGGCTTCTGGAATGGCTGTGCGAAAAGATGGATTTCAAGCCCGGAATGCGGGTCTTGGACCTTGGCTGCGGAAGGGCGCTCACCAGCGTTTTCCTCGCCCGCGAGTTCGGCGTCAAGGTCTGGGCAGCGGATTTGTGGATTGACCCGGATTACAACTGGCAACGTGTGCTTGAAGCAGGTTGCGGCGATTCCATCTGCCCCGTGCGCTGCGAGGCCCATGCGCTTCCATTTGCCAAGGGGTTTTTCGACGCAGTCGTTTCAATCGACGCCTACCAGTATTTTGGAACCGACGAGCTTTACCTGGATTACCTCTCCCGGTTCCTCAGGCCCGGAGGCCAGATCGGGGTGGTGGTGGCGGGACTTGCCGCTCCCTTTGAAAACGGGGTGGTGCCGGACTACCTTTTAGAGCCCCAGTCAAACGGGAAGGTATTCTGGTCGGATGGTTGCAGGTGCTTCAAAACCGCCGAGTTCTGGCGTAATCTTTGGGCCGGCAACGCCAAGGTGGCCGACGTTTCCGTCGACACCCAGCCGGAAGGCTGGAAGGACTGGCGGGACTTTGAAAGGGCCATCGAACTGGCCGGAAAGGGGATTTTCCCCTCAGAGGCCGAGGTTCTTACCACCGACGGCGGGCGTTACATGGGCTTTCACCGGCTTGTGGCGCGAACCAGCGGACTGGATGACGTGAACATCTATGACTCCAATCTCGGAGCCAAGGTGGGAATTTACTAG
- a CDS encoding LptE family protein: protein MHKIISRFALVLVPVIAVSALSCGYRLGGGDVASPSGASGGLRRSVFVNVFDNDTIESGLSVMVSNAFSRRFSAGGRFIPDRTGADLTLTGRVVSLTDQSSARKAGGDSVERTLRMTVAVSLGDKAGKVVFSHPSLADFENYTVLSGDTLTTEQNRQNALLRLSERLAQKGAVLAEASLEGF from the coding sequence ATGCATAAAATCATTTCAAGGTTCGCGCTGGTTCTTGTTCCGGTCATAGCGGTATCGGCCCTGTCATGCGGTTACAGGCTCGGTGGCGGCGATGTCGCATCGCCTTCCGGAGCTTCGGGGGGCCTTCGGCGGAGCGTGTTCGTGAACGTTTTCGATAATGACACCATCGAAAGCGGCCTGTCCGTAATGGTATCGAACGCGTTTTCCAGGAGGTTTTCCGCCGGGGGGCGCTTCATTCCCGACCGCACGGGGGCCGATCTCACGCTCACCGGAAGGGTGGTTTCGCTTACGGATCAAAGCTCGGCAAGAAAGGCCGGGGGGGATTCCGTGGAGCGCACCCTTCGTATGACAGTCGCCGTGTCTCTTGGCGACAAGGCGGGAAAGGTGGTTTTCAGCCACCCAAGCCTTGCCGATTTCGAGAATTACACGGTGCTTTCAGGCGATACGCTTACAACCGAACAGAACCGCCAAAACGCCCTTTTAAGGCTTTCCGAGCGGCTTGCCCAGAAGGGCGCTGTTCTGGCGGAGGCATCCTTGGAGGGATTTTAA